A window of Cyclopterus lumpus isolate fCycLum1 chromosome 14, fCycLum1.pri, whole genome shotgun sequence contains these coding sequences:
- the fgf13b gene encoding fibroblast growth factor 13b isoform X1: MSRAAAIASSLIRQKRQAREKANAVRGSSSPINSKGTNEKPSKLNVFSRVKLFGSRKKRKRKRPPEPQLKGIVTRLSSSQGFQLQMQPDGTIDGTKDEDSTYAVFNLIPVGLRVVAIQGVQTKLYLAMNNEGFLYTSEHFTPECKFKESVFENYYVTYSSMLYRQQASGRAWYLGLNKEGGIMKGNHVKKNKAAAHFIPKPLKVAMYREPSLHDLTELSRSGSGTPTKSRSASALLNGGGKSPSNNDLS; the protein is encoded by the exons ATGTCCCGGGCAGCGGCTATCGCGAGCTCCCTGATCCGCCAGAAGCGACAGGCGCGTGAGAAGGCGAATGCTGTGCGCGGCAGCAGCAGCCCGATCAACAGCAAGGGCACCAACGAGAAGCCGAGCAAGCTCAACGTGTTCTCGCGAGTCAAATTGTTTGGATCGAGGAAGAAACGGAAGAGAAAGCGACCACCAG AGCCCCAGTTAAAGGGCATTGTGACCAGGCTTTCCAGTAGCCAGGGCTTCCAGCTGCAGATGCAGCCCGATGGCACCATTGATGGGACCAAGGATGAAGACAGCACTTACG ctgTGTTCAACCTGATCCCAGTGGGGCTTCGTGTGGTGGCCATCCAGGGCGTCCAGACCAAACTCTACCTGGCAATGAACAACGAAGGCTTTCTCTACACCTCT GAACATTTTACCCCCGAGTGTAAGTTCAAGGAGTCGGTGTTTGAGAACTACTACGTCACCTACTCCTCCATGCTGTACCGGCAGCAGGCCTCAGGTCGGGCCTGGTACCTCGGACTCAACAAGGAGGGTGGAATCATGAAGGGAAACCACGTGAAGAAGAACAAGGCCGCCGCACATTTCATACCGAAACCACTCAAAG TGGCCATGTATCGGGAGCCCTCCCTCCACGACCTGACAGAACTCTCCCGGTCCGGCAGCGGCACGCCGACCAAGAGTCGCAGCGCTTCGGCCCTCCTTAACGGCGGAGGGAAGTCGCCCAGCAACAATGACTTATCctag
- the fgf13b gene encoding fibroblast growth factor 13b isoform X2: MSGKTKSKEDKDHAAKEPQLKGIVTRLSSSQGFQLQMQPDGTIDGTKDEDSTYAVFNLIPVGLRVVAIQGVQTKLYLAMNNEGFLYTSEHFTPECKFKESVFENYYVTYSSMLYRQQASGRAWYLGLNKEGGIMKGNHVKKNKAAAHFIPKPLKVAMYREPSLHDLTELSRSGSGTPTKSRSASALLNGGGKSPSNNDLS; the protein is encoded by the exons ATGAGTGGAAAAACGAAAAGCAAAGAGGATAAAGACCATGCCGCCAAAG AGCCCCAGTTAAAGGGCATTGTGACCAGGCTTTCCAGTAGCCAGGGCTTCCAGCTGCAGATGCAGCCCGATGGCACCATTGATGGGACCAAGGATGAAGACAGCACTTACG ctgTGTTCAACCTGATCCCAGTGGGGCTTCGTGTGGTGGCCATCCAGGGCGTCCAGACCAAACTCTACCTGGCAATGAACAACGAAGGCTTTCTCTACACCTCT GAACATTTTACCCCCGAGTGTAAGTTCAAGGAGTCGGTGTTTGAGAACTACTACGTCACCTACTCCTCCATGCTGTACCGGCAGCAGGCCTCAGGTCGGGCCTGGTACCTCGGACTCAACAAGGAGGGTGGAATCATGAAGGGAAACCACGTGAAGAAGAACAAGGCCGCCGCACATTTCATACCGAAACCACTCAAAG TGGCCATGTATCGGGAGCCCTCCCTCCACGACCTGACAGAACTCTCCCGGTCCGGCAGCGGCACGCCGACCAAGAGTCGCAGCGCTTCGGCCCTCCTTAACGGCGGAGGGAAGTCGCCCAGCAACAATGACTTATCctag
- the f9b gene encoding coagulation factor IXb produces MSGVCLLAFIAGLLLETYGLPVEIKEENKEAVFVSQQTADTVLRRLRRYNSGHLEEMVQKDNLERECKEETCTLEEAREVFEDNGKAMAFWAVNIDGDQCKPPPCQNGGVCEDGISAYVCYCKPNFSGKNCEIEVSKQCSVNNGGCSHFCVMKAMIPVCRCAAGYRLGPDKRSCEPTEQFSCGRLNTSASPDTRSLTPRSSNSSYTPEDDFDEDISQLYEDYYEIPTEDSDSSNISVAVKNRSVRSDSSSSVNPAEASSVTEGEKKLLPSWAFFPTLPTITAQDNTDQRIVGGDDAIPGEIPWQVALMKNPIVPQRAEAFCGGSLLSELWVATAAHCLEQVGTAELGFFIRLGEYDVNQDEGPERDHEVAELLRHPMYNTKKSQYNHDIALLKLASPVELSNQRRPICLGPKDFTETILRDSSSSLVSGWGKLNFDGRVSPKLKKLEVPYVDRTACKQSSQEQITRYMFCSGFRNERKDACQGDSGGPHATYYKGTWFLTGIISWGEECALDGKYGVYTRVSRYHKWISETTGIPINNGQM; encoded by the exons ATGTCTGGAGTTTGTTTACTGGCGTTCATAGCCGGCTTACTGCTGGAGACGTACGGACTGCCCGTTGAAatcaaagaggaaaacaaag aagctgtgtttgtgtctcagcaGACAGCAGACACGGTGCTGCGTCGCCTGCGCAGGTACAACAGCGGCCATCTTGAAGAAATGGTTCAGAAAGACAACCTGGAGCGGGAGTGTAAAGAAGAAACCTGCACGCTAGAGGAGGCCAGGGAGGTGTTTGAGGATAATGGCAAAGCT ATGGCATTCTGGGCCGTCAACATTG ATGGTGACCAGTGTAAGCCACCCCCCTGCCAaaatggaggtgtgtgtgaagACGGAATCAGCGCGTATGTCTGTTACTGCAAACCGAACTTCAGCGGCAAGAACTGTGAGATCG AGGTGAGCAAGCAGTGTTCGGTCAACAACGGTGGATGTTCCCATTTCTGTGTGATGAAGGCAATGATACCCGTGTGTAGATGTGCAGCTGGTTACAGACTCGGGCCAGACAAGAGGAGCTGTGAACCAACAG AACAATTCAGCTGCGGTCGTCTGAACACATCCGCCTCCCCCGACACCAGGTCCCTAACCCCGCGGTCATCAAATTCCAGCTACACCCCAGAGGATGACTTTGACGAGGATATTTCACAGCTTTATGAAGACTACTACGAAATCCCTACAGAGGATTCGGACTCGTCCAACATCTCCGTGGCAGTGAAAAACCGATCAGTGAGGTCAGATTCAAGCTCCTCTGTAAACCCAGCGGAGGCAAGCAGTGTCACTGAAGGGGAGAAAAAGCTGCTGCCTTCCTGGGCGTTCTTCCCCACACTCCCCACCATCACAGCGCAGGACAACACTGACCAGAGGATTGTGGGAGGCGATGATGCAATTCCTGGAGAGATACCTTGGCAG gtggCCCTGATGAAGAACCCGATCGTCCCTCAAAGAGCAGAGGCTTTCTGTGGAGGATCTCTGCTCAGTGAATTATGGGTTGCTACCGCTGCCCATTGTCTGGAGCAAGTTGGTACTGCTGAACTAGGTTTCTTCATCAGACTGG GTGAATATGACGTGAACCAGGATGAGGGTCCAGAGCGAGACCATGAGGTTGCTGAGCTGCTTAGACACCCCATGTATAATACAAAGAAATCTCAGTATAACCATGATATTGCACTACTGAAGCTTGCCAGTCCAGTGGAACTGTCCAACCAACGGCGTCCCATCTGCCTGGGGCCCAAAGACTTTACAGAGACCATATTAAGGGACTCCAGCAGCTCTCTGGTGAGCGGCTGGGGAAAGCTGAACTTCGATGGCAGAGTGTCTCCCAAGCTTAAGAAGCTGGAGGTCCCCTACGTGGACCGCACCGCGTGTAAACAGAGCAGCCAGGAACAGATCACACGCTATATGTTCTGTTCTGGCTTCCGAAATGAACGTAAGGATGCATGCCAGGGGGACAGTGGGGGGCCGCATGCCACTTATTACAAAGGCACTTGGTTCCTAACAGGTATCATCAGCTGGGGGGAGGAATGTGCTCTGGACGGAAAGTATGGCGTCTACACTCGCGTGTCACGTTACCACAAATGGATCAGTGAGACAACAGGGATCCCAATTAACAACGGACAAATGTAA